CCGCATATATCATACGTAAGCCGGGCGTTGCACTTATCGCCGAGCTGCTTGCATCAGCGATTGAATTACTCATGGGTAATTCCGGCGGAGTGGTTCTGCTGGTGACCGGAATCATTCAGGGACTTGGGGCGGAGCTTGGATTTGCAGTCTTCCGGTATAAAAAATACAACTTGTTATCCATGTCCTTAAGCGGTATTTTTGCTGCTTTATTTATCTACGTATATGAGCTTTTTTATCTGCAGAACTACCTGCTGGCTCCGGGACTTCTGGCGGCCAAACTGGCGGTAAGGATTGTAAGCTCAATTGTATTCTCCGGCTTGATTGCGAAAGCGGCCTGTGATGGTCTGGCTCGTACAGGAGTGCTTAAAAACTATGGACTTGGAATGGACCGGCAGGATATAGAAGAAGAGGAGGAAATGTGATGGGTCAGATAAATGTTATATTGGATTGGTTTCCGAATACGAATCACACAGGCTTTCTTTTGGCAGAGAAAAGAGGGTATTTTAAAGAAGCGGACTTGACAGTAAATATTTCCGGTGATGTTCACGGGATTATGGATCTGCATGGGGCAGATATCGTGGTTGGACCCCAGATATCCATACTGGAAAAGATTGCGGAGGGTGTTCCGCTCACAGCAATCGCAACGCTTACACAGCGCTGCGATTCGGGTATTGTTTCGCTGAAAGAAAGCGGCATCACCTCACCGAAAAAACTGGAGGGAAAAAGGCTGACACATTGGGAACCCCGTTGGTTCCACGGAGTAATCGGAGAGGCCATGCGTCTTGACGGCGGTGATTATTCCAAGGTAAAACTGGTGCCTATGGATGTGGGAGATATTGTATCCACTTTAGGCACAGCGGCGGATGCAACCTGGGTATATGAAAATTGGGAAAACCAGGAGCTTCTGGAGGCAGGAAAGGAAATTAACTATATTTCTCTGGCCGATTTCCATCCGCTTTTTGATTTTTGTGCCCCGAGTATTGCTGCGAACAGGGAATTTTTGCAGAAAAGACCGGAGGAAGCCCGGGCATTTCTGGCAGCCCTCACCATGGGCTATATCGAAGCAGCACAAAATCCGAAAGAATCGGTGCTGTCTGTCCGGGAGAAGCTTCCGGAGGTTTCAGATTCGCTGCTTATACGCAGCCAGGAGCACTTGTCAGGACTTTTCCTGGATGAAACCGGCCGTTGGGGGTATATGAGAGCGGAGAGGTGGGAACGTATGGCCGACTGGCTCGTTGCAAATGGTTATTATGACCGGAGGCGTGATACTGAGTATACCAATGAGTATCTCCCGCAGGGAATGTAGAACATGGGAAAAATTATTTTCGAAAATGTGACCTTTGGATATGGCAGACGCGAGATTCTAAAGGAGATGAATGTGCAGTTTGATTCGTCTGAAATTACACTTCTGACTGGAGGGTCCGGATGCGGAAAGAGCACTTTGCTGTATCTGGCAGCCGGGATTTATCCGGAAAATGCGGGAACGCTCCGCAGCGGAAGTATATCCGTGAATGACGGCAATCTGGCCTTACTTTCCCCTGCTGTACGGTGCGGAAAGGTGGGGATGATGTTTCAGAATCCATCCCTGCAGTTTTGCATGGACACAGTGGAGAATGAACTAGCCTTTTGTCTGGAGAACATACATGTTTCACGGGATGCTATGGATGCGTCTATGGATGCTGCTTTAGATTTCTGCAATATCGGGCACTTGAAGAAGAGAAGGCTCATCTCACTTTCCGGAGGAGAAAAGCAGTTGGCCATGCTGGCATGTATGGTTCTCCTTTCACCGGAATGGATTCTGCTTGATGAGCCCTTTGCAAACCTGGATGATGACTCTGCCGGGGTAATTGTGAAAAAGCTGGCTCTGATGCATAAAAAAATGGGAACCGGAATTCTTGCTGTCGATCATCGTCTGGAAAACTGGTTATGCATCGCAGAGGAAATTAAGGTTATGGATGAGACTGGTGCACTGGCGGCAGATGGAATCCGTCCACAGGGGGAACTTGCAGTTCTGGAAAAGTGGGATGTACATGTTCCGGGACATGCATATCAGAAAGAACATCCGGGCAAATCCCCGGAAGATATCTGCAATGAGCCGATTCTTGAACTTCAGGGTCTTTCTGTCAGCTATGAGGATAAATCAGTTTTAAAAGGAATTGATGCTGATTTTTACCCGGGGCATATGTATGCAGTCACAGGTGCAAGCGGTTCCGGAAAGACATCTCTGTTTGAAGCTTTAAGAGGTCTTGTCCGATATAAAGGAAGTATCCGCTACCGGGGGCAGCCGCTGAAAAGAAGTTTTTTGGGGAGTAGATCAAAGATTGGTTTTGTGGTTCAAAATCCCCAGGATCAGTTTGTGGGAGATACTGTATATGACGAAGTCTTTTTAAGCCTGAAGCACAGAATACATGGATCAAATCCTGATCAGGAAACAGAGCAGATATTGCGTGAAATCTGTCTCTGGAAGTATCGCAGGGTCTCTCCTTATAAGCTGAGCCAGGGTCAGCAGCGCCGTCTGGGTGTGGCAGCACTGCTGGCATATGACTGTGACCTGCTTATCTGTGATGAACCTACTTATGCCCAGGACCGCTCAAATACAGTATCCATCATGGAGGCTTTGCGGGACGCTGTCCGAAAGCGAGGGACTACGGTGATTTTTTCTACACATGATAAACAGCTCATTCGGGATTACAGTGACATACAGTACATAATGAAAGGGGGGAGATTGCATGAAGTCGATAAATCCCGCCTGTAAATGTATAGGCTTGCTTGCAGTGACGTTCTATCTGGCGCTTGTACATAGAACTCTGCTAAATCTGACAGTGTTTGCCATCTGCCTGTTTTTGCTTGCCTTTTCCGGTATAAATCGAAAGCATTTTTGTCAGGCGATGATTCCAGTATTACTGATGGCGGCAGGAACCTTTTTTACGGGCTACCGGTTTCAGTCAGGTGCAGGCATGCCTGTCAGTGACAAAAGCTTTTTACTGGCCGACAATGATATCTACAACGGTCTGGTGCTCTCCAGCCGGGTACTGGTCTTTACCGGTCTTGGGCTTTTACTGGTGCTTACAACAGACAAGATTCAGATGATACAGTCTATGAATCAGCAATTAAAGCTTCCTCCTGTCTTTGCCTACGGGCTTATTGCGGCATGGGGAATTGTACCATCTATGTTCCGGGAATACCGGCAGACCAGAGCAGCTTTTCAGGCACGGGGGATACGAGTTTTTTACGTTTCCCCAAAACTGCTGAAACCGCTTCTGGTAAAATCCGCCCGTTGGGCAGAGGCAATATCCGTCGCCATGGAATCCAAAGGTTTCGATGGAAGTGCGCCGCGTACGGTTTACCGGCCGGTTCCTCTGAGACGAAAGGATATTATTTTTCCCCTTGTGTCCTGTGGAATTGTTGCAGTACTTACTCTATGGCTGTAATGACAAAAGGGCTTATATCTTAAGAAAGAATAAAAATTCAATAAACTTTTTGATAAAAAGAATAAAATTTAGATATTGTGTTTTAGTTCATAGTCGTTTATGATTAGAGTGACTCAATAAACAGAAAAAGGAGAGCGATTATGGAAAAGTTTTTCAAACTAAAGGAGGCTGGAACAACAGTATCAACTGAGGTTTTAGCAGGGTTGACCACGTTTTTTGCCATGGCTTACATCTTATTTGTCAATCCGTCCTTACTTTCTCAGACAGGAATGCCTTATGGAGCGGTATTTCTGGCCACGATTTTTGCCTCTATGGCAGGGACACTGGTTATGGCACTGTTCGCCAATGTTCCATATGCGCAGGCACCAGGTATGGGGCTGAATGCATTCTTTACCTATACGGTCTGCTTCAGTCTTAATTTCACCTGGCAGGAGGCCCTTGCGATGGTATTTCTTTGTGGTGTGATTAATATTATCATTACCGTTACAAAGATACGTAAATCGATTATTAAGGCAATTCCTGATAGTCTGCAGCACGCAATCAGCGGAGGTATCGGCATCTTCATTGCCTATGTTGGCATAAAAAATGTTAACCTGCTGAGCTTTACCGCGGATCCGGGAACATATAATCTTCTTGATGGCGGAACGGTGGTTGCGAACGGTGGTGTGGTACCGGCTATTGCAACCTTTAATAACAGACCTGTGATATTGGCAGTTATTTCATTGATCATCATGGTGATTTTGGTTTTGAAAAAAGTTCCGGGTGCAGTATTTATCGGTATCATCGTTTCTACATTGATCGGGATTCCGATGGGCGTTGTGGACATCAGCCAAATCGGTGTGGAGACAAATCTGGGAAAATCCTTTTCGGAGCTGGGTACGACCTTCGGCGCGGCATTCGGATCACAGGGAATGGGTTCTCTGTTCAGTGATATCTCCAGGCTGCCGTTGGTTTTGATGACTATTTTTGCATTCAGTCTTTCCGATACGTTTGATACACTTGGTACATTCATCGGCACAGGACGCAGAAGCGGTATTTTCAGCGAGGAAGATCAGGCGACGATGGAAACTTCCAGTGGATTTAAGTCCAAGATGGATCGTGCGCTGTTTGCAGATTCCATTGCAACCTCCGTTGGCGCAATTTTCGGAACCTCCAATACAACTACATATGTGGAAAGTGCAGCTGGTATCGGGGCAGGCGGTCGTACCGGTCTTACATCACTGGTAACCGCACTTATGTTTTTGCTCAGCATATTCTTTGCACCAATCATAAGCATTGTGCCGAATCAGGCAACCGCTCCGGCGTTGATTCTGGTTGGCGTTATGATGATGTCTTCTTTTGCAGAGATTAAATGGAGTGATTTGGATGAAGCCGTACCGGCGTTCTTTGCCAGCATTTTTATGGGTATGTGCTACAGCATCTCCTATGGAATTGCCGCCGGATTTATTTTCTATTGCATTGTTAAATGTCTGCGTGGTGAAGCGAAGAAAATCCATCCGATACTTTGGGTGAGTACAGGATTGTTTGTTCTTAATTTTATTATACTTGCGGTACTGTAAGAGCAGCATCTTTTCTCTTTTGATTCATGGTGAAAAAGGTCAGTGTGTGAATTATATAATTTATACACTGGTCTTTTTCTCATATATAAAATGGATAAAAGGGCTTGAAAAGCAGAGCATTTTTTCTTATCATATGATAAGAGCACGTAGTGCGTAGCAATCCGCAGCTATCAGGGAGCGGAATATGTACTGTGAAAGAAGTACAGGATGGAGGTTGTAATGAGTAATGAAAAACCAGGGAGAACAGGTGGGATTATTGTGGCAGCAGGAGAGACATCGGCAGACGGCAAATCCAATCCGCTTCTTAAAATTGGTTCCATTACAGTAATCAAAAGAATCGTGTTGACATTTCAAAGAGCCGGAATCTCCCCGATCGTTGTAGTTACAGGATATCGGGGAGAAGATATTGAATACCATTTATCGGATTATGGGGTTATATTTCTTCGAAATGAGGAATATGAGAAGTCTCAGATGCTTGATTCTGCTAAAATCGGATTCAGGTATATAAAAGACAAGACAGATCAGGTAGTGTTTACACCGGTCAATGTGCCAATGGTTACGCCGGATACGATTATGAAACTGATAAATTCCGGAGAACCGCTTATTGTACCTTCTTATCAGGGAAAAGCAGGACATCCGCTTCTGATAGATAACCAATTACTGCCGGACATCTTATCTTATGAAGGGGCATATGGGCTGAGAGGTGCAGTGCAGGGGTTGAATGTGACACGTAAGCTGATGGAGGTGGAAGATGAGGGCATCATCCTTGACATGGAGGATATGGATCGTCTGGATGATTTGCTGAAGGAACACAATGAGAATATTTACCATCCTTTTTTGAGAATCAGCATCGAAAAGGAATCCTCGTTTTTTAATGCCAGGACCAAGTTCTTACTGATGCTGATTAAAGAAACACATTCTGTCCGGGATGCCTGCAAACACATAGGCTTGTCATACAGTAAAGCCTGGTCTATGTTGAATACACTGGAAGAGGAGCTTGGAATTGCAGTGGTTGAGCGGGTGCATGGGGGAAGCAATGGAGGAAATACCTATTTAACTCGGGAAGGACTGAAATTCCTGGAAAATTATATGGAATTTGAACAAAATGTACGAAAGTTTGCGGAGAATGAATTTAAAAGACTATTCTAGTTGCATAAAAAGAGTATAAATACGAGTTCTTCTGTAAAAGAATTTGACGGTACTATAGCCTTAATCTACAATAAAAGTATCAATTATTGTGGATTAAGGTTTTTGATTTAAAATCAATAGAAAGGAAAATATGGAGAATGATAGGTAACTCTGTAAAGAAAAAGGATCATGATGCCAAAATCAGCGGTCAGGCATCCTACGTGGATGATATCGTGATGGAAGGCATGCTTTATGGAAAGATGCTGCGTTCCACCAAGGCAAGGGCAAGGATAAAAAACATTGTGCTTCCGGAAATTTCTGACGACTACTTTATTATTGACAAAGATGACGTTACAGGCGAAAATAAGATACATGTTGTGCTGGAGGATATGCCGGTATTCCCCGAGGATACCGTGGAATATATCGGTGATCCCATACTGATGGTGGTTGGTCCGGACAGGAAAGAAATTGCCAGAATTTTAAGTGAAATTGTTGTGGATTACGAAGAACTGGAACCTGTATTTGACGTTCGAAAGTCAGAGATTTCTTTCTTTCATCATAATTATAATAAGGGGGACGTAGACTGCGCATTTGAAGAGGCCGACCGTATCATTACGGAAACTTTTGAAACTGGTCAGCAGGAACAGGCTTACCTGGAAACCAATGGGCTGATTGCGTATCCACAGGATGGACGCATCGTCGTACGTGGTTCTATGCAATGTCCTTATTATGTGATTGGGGCCGTGTCAAAGGCACTGGGAGAGGAAAGAGAGGATATCCGGATTATCCAGGATGTGACCGGAGGTGCCTTTGGGGGTAAGGAGGATTATCCGTCCATCCTGGCCTGTCAGGTCGCAGTAGCGGCAAAAAAGGCAGAAAGACCTGTAAAGTATGTATTTGACAGAAGAGAGGATATGGAATTCACCTCAAAGCGTCACCCATCTGTCTGTACATATAAAGCCTCCGTAAAAGACGGAAAAGTTACAGGATTGGATATCCATGTTATCTATAATGCCGGTGCATATACGACATTGACAGATGTTGTGCTGCAGCGTGGACTTATCGGAGCCTGTGGTGTCTATAACATCGGAAATCTGCGGGTGACCGGAGATGGCATGAAAACGAATACCGTACCAAATGGTGCGATGCGTGGTTTTGGCGCACCTCAGACTTTTTTTGCAATTGAAATGATGATGAATCATATTGCAAAATCGCTTTGCACGGATCCTCTGACATTTAAAGAGAAGCATCTGGTAAAGCAGGGGGATGAGACATCTACGAGAGGAAAATTTCATTTTCAGGTACCGCTTCCGGAAATGATTGAACGGGCGGATCAGTTATCTGATTTCAGAAAAAAACATGCGCTCTATAAAAGCCAGACGGGCAGATTTCGAAAAGGAATCGGGATTTCCATGGTCTATCATGGCTGTGGATTTACGGGAAACGGAGAAAGGGATATCATCAAATCCGTTGCAAAATTGCGTAAAAATTCTGATGATACCGTAGAACTGTTAATTAGTATTACCGATATGGGACAGGGAGCCAAGACTACATTTACCAAGATAGCGGCAGATACTCTGGGCATTCCTCTTGACCGGGTGACATTCAATAACCCGGATACAGACCGAGTGCCGGATTCCGGTCCGACTGTTGCAAGCCGCTCTATCATGGTAGTTGGAGAATTAATAAAGCGTGCTTCAGAAAAATTAAAAGCACAGTGGAAACCAGGGGAAGAGCAGGTGATAGAAGAACATTATGTGCATCCGGATTTCATGATTCCTTTTGATATCAAGACGTTTCGCGGAGATGCTTACCCGACGTATTCCTGGGCTGTGAATGTGATTGAAGTCGAAGTGGATACTCTTACAGCAGTCACGAAAGTTCTGGGAGCCTGGGGGGTATACGATGTAGGGACCCCTTTGGATTTAAATATTGTACACGGACAACTGCAAGGAGGATTCCTGCAGTCCATCGGTTATGCTTCCATGGAGCAGATCGGTTACAACGAAAAGGGGGTTGTTCGGAATCACAGTTTCAGCGACTATATCATCCCAACTGCGATGGATGTTCCGAATCTGGTTACAGACCTTGTGGAAGTACCTTATGCAGCAGGGCCTTACGGCGCAAAGGGTGCAGGAGAACTGCCGAACGTTGCCCCTGCTCCTGCTTATATTGATGCATTGGAAAATGCACTGCAAAACAGAATCCAGCATATTCCGTACACGCAGGAAGACATTATGACATATTTACAGGAGGTGGAAAACGGATGATCAATTTTATTTTGAATGGCGAACAGGTTTCAAGTAATTCGAATCAAAATGAACGTTTATTAGATGTACTCAGGGATGAATTCCGCCTGACAGGTGCAAAATGTGGATGTAAAGAAGGCGAATGTGGCGCCTGTTCTGTGATTCTGGATGGAAAACTGGTAAATTCCTGTATGGTTGCGATGGGAAGTATTGAAGACAGTACGGTAACGACGATTGAAGGGTATAGTAAAACCCGGCGCTTTCAGATTCTTTCAGAGGCATATGCAGCAGTCAGTGCCGTGCAGTGTGGATTCTGCATTCCCGGAATGATGCTTGCTTCCGAATGTATTCTGGCGGAGAATCCCAATCCTTCTGAAGAAGATATCCGCAGAGGGATTTCAGGAAATCTTTGCAGATGTACCGGTTACAATGCCATTGTAGAAGCCGTTGGTACCGCCGCCAAGGAGGGAAAAGGACTATGGTAAAAAGCTACTTTGCGAAATCGTTGGAAGAGGCACTTGAAATCAGGGGAAGAGAATCTGTTATCCCATATGCGGGCGGTACGGATTTAATGATTGAAGCAGATGATCAGGCATCCTACCTATTCCTGAATAAAGTACCGGAATTAAAAGAAATTAAAGCAGATGCTGAATATATACGCATCGGGGCCGCAAGTACCTATGCGGAGATATTACAAAGTCAACTGATTCCTCAGATTTTAAAGGATGCAGTAATAGAGATTGCCGCTCCTGCAATAAGAAATCTGGGAACAGCGGGCGGTAATATCTGTAATGGTTCTGCAAAAGGGGACAGTGTCCTGATCTTTTTTGCAGCCGATGCAAAATTACGGCTTGTCACCAGTAAAGGAGAGCGGATTCTTCCGATAAAGGATTTCTATCTGGGAAGAAAAAAGCTGGCTTTGCAGAAGGATGAACTCCTGGTGGAAATATTGCTGAAAAAGACAGGATTGGATCACTATTACTACAAGAAGATCGGGGCGAGGAACGCATTGGCAATTTCCAGAGTGTCCTTTGCCGGACTTCTTGATATGAAAGACGGCAAGATCATAAACTGTGCAACGGCTTTTGGGGCCGTCAGCGATGTAGTAATCAGAAGACCGGATATCGATGAAATGCTGGCAGGTAAAACAACTGATGAGGCAAAGACGGTGAAAGATGCCTATCTGGAAGCCTTCGATGAAGCCATCGTGCCTATTCGCGGCAGGGTATCCGCCGAATACAGAAAATCTGTCTGTATGAATTTATTGAGAGACTTTCTGGAAAGCAACGGAATTTAAAAAAATTTCTTAGTCATATGGTATAATGCGTAAACTCTCATTGACAAAATGATCAGCAGCAGTCGAAAGCTGCTTTCATATAAATGTATTGCAAAATTTTAGAGAGGTGAAAACACATCATGCAAAAGAATGCATCAACAGCAGAGAAACAAATGTCGGGCCTTGTATATAAGGTTTCTGACAAACCGAAAATACTTACAGCAATTTTGCTGGGGTTCCAGAACATTTTGACCGCATTCAGCGGAATTGTTGCAGTTCCACTGATTATTGCGGGAATTGCAGGACTTAATGTGGTAGATACAGCATATCTTGTGTCTGCTTCCTTACTTGCTTCCGGTATTGCTTCTATTATTCAGTCCAGAGGGTTTGGACCAAAAAAATTCAGGATTGGTGTAGGACTGCCTACGGTCATGGGCACGGATTTTGGATTTGTACCACCTGCTAATACCATTATCAATACGATGGGAGGCGGCATGGCGGGTTACTTTGGAGCATCGATATTAGGAGCAGTTTTCGAATTTATTCTCAGCTTTTTTGTAAAACCGCTTATGAAAATATTTACTCCTGTTGTAACAGGTACTGTAATAACGCTTATGGGAATGTCTATGATGCCAATTGCTTTTGACTGGATTGGCGGAGGCGTCGGAAATCCGGATTATGGAAATCCGATGTACATAGGTGTTGCCGCAATTGTATTCTTCGTCATACTTTTGCTGAATCGTTATGCAAAAGGCATGCTAAATACAGCCGCTGTTATGATTGGAATCATTGTCGGATACATCATCTGTATCCCGCTGGGATTAATTGATTTTTCGCAGATTACTTCCGCAAGCTGGGTTCAGCTGCCCGAGATTGCACGTTTCGGAATTGATTTTAATCCTAAGTTTGTTGTTCCGTTCATTGCCGGATATCTCGTTACTGTTATTGAGACCGTAGGGGTTATGGAAACCCTTGGGGAAGTTACGGATACAAAGTTGAGCAGTGATGATATTGTTGCCGGTGTAAGAGGGGATGCGGTGAGTTCCTTCGTCTGTCCTTTCGTGGGATCAGGCCCGGCACAGACATTTAGCCAAAATGTGGGATTGATCCCTTTGACCAAGTGTGCATCACAATTCGTTGCTGTTGTTGCCGGAGTACTTCTGGTTGTTATGAGTCTGTTTCCCAAACTTTCAACCGTTGTATCCATTATGCCTTCCTGCGTGCTTGGCGGTGCAGGAATTCTGATGTTTGGGACTGTTGCGATGTCAGGAATTAAGACATTAACCAAGGTTAAATTTACAAACCGTAACCTGTTGATTATGGCGAGCGCCATAGGAATTGGTCTGGGTGTAACCTTCAGACCGGACGTAGTTGCGAAACTACCCGGAATTTTAAGCAGCTTATTTGGTTCTGGAATTTCTGCAGGTACCATTGTGGCATTGGTATTAAGCTTGATTCTGAAAGATAATCCCAATGAGGAAGAGGTAGATTAACTGTAAAGCCAGGATGTAAAAATAAAGCGGTCAAATCCTTTCTGTGAAGGAATTGACCGCTTTATTTTTCATACAGGAAGTTTGTCAGACCGGCTCATCCCTGTCCAGAAATTTCCCGGAGGCGCCGCCGCCGCCAAAGCTTCCGCCGCCGCCAAAGCCGCCGCCTGAGCCGCCACGGCCGGAACCACCGCCAAACCCTCCATAGAACCCCCCAAAGCCACCTCCCAGCCCGCTGCCAAACCCTCCGTTTCGGCTGTTATGGCGGGGGAAGAAAAAAATAAGAAGAATAATCAGAATCATAAAGGTAAAGGGTACGATACTTCTCTCATCCTTATTTTCTTTTTCATAAGAGCCCGGTTCTTCTAATTCATGTATTGCCAAATCATATATCTTGCGAATTCCGGAATCAAAATCATCTTTCTTTAAGTCAGGGGCAGCCTGACGTATGAAACGTCCGGCCAGACTGTCGGTGATAATACCTTCTAATCCATAGCCCACTTCAATACGTATTTCTCTTTCTTTATAGGCCAGAAGGATCAGAACCCCATTATTTTCCGCCTTACTTCCTATTTTCCAATTTCTTGCCATATCTATGGAATATTCCTCCAAAGAGGCACCATCGAGTGAGGGAATGGTGGTCACTACAACCTGCGGCCCTCCGTTTGACTGATATCTTTTGCTTGTGGCATAGATATACGCTTCGGTGTCAGAAGAAAGGATATCAGAAAAATCATTTACAAAGAACTGGGAGGTTGGAGCGGGTATATTCTTTTGAGCAGATACAGGAATGACAGCAGTGATAAGTACGAATAGAATTCCCGCCACAATGCCTGCTTTTTTTTGATGGATCAACATAAGAAATGCGCCCCTTTCTGCTATCTGGAAAAATCAACATCAGGAACTTCCTGTGCACCTTCGCTTGCCGCAAACAGCTCATGTTTTTCAAAACCCCAAAGGTTTGCGATGATGTTTGCCGGAAAGGTTCGTATTTCGGTATTATATAAATTCACAGCTTCATTGTAATCCCTTCGGGATGTTCCAATTCTGTTTTCTGTACCCTCAAGCTGGTCCTGCAATGATAAAAAGTTCTCATTTGCTTTTAGTTCGGGATAAGCTTCTGCGATTGCAAGCAGCCGTCCCAGAGAATTCGACAATTCGGTATCGGCGGCAGCAGCATCCCGGACTGTTGAGGCGCTGAGCATATGCTCCCGCGCATCTGTTACTGAGGTAAAGACATCTGTTTCATGGGCCGCATACCCCTTTACTGTATTTACAAGGTTGGGAATCAAGTCATTTCTTCTCTGAAGTTGTACAGAGATATTTGAAAAGGCTTTATTGACAGATTCTTCTTCTCTTACAAGACGATTATAGCTCCCCGTGAAGAACCAGATAATTAAAGCTGCGACAATAAAAATGCCAAGGAGCACTTTCCATACGTTGCTGCTATGTTTTTCTCTACTCATATGCATCCTCATTTCTCTCACTGAATTGTTTTATAACATATTTCTTCCTATAGTATGACCAATATACGCGGAATTTTATTCATAGTTTATATTTTCCGCCAGCCATGCTATAATAAGAAAAACTATAAGTATAGGAGGCCATTCTGATCGATATTATATCAAGAATTATACAGATGAAGATGCTTACGAACATAGTTGCCGGAATCATCCTGTTCTTTGTATTGAGGATGTTTTTTCAATGGATTCTGGAATTGAGAAACATAGGAAGGGTCAGGCAGGCAGATGAAAAAATGAAATTTTTGCTGAAGCCTTATGTTTCCGGCGGGACTTTCCCGACACCCGAAACATTTCATGCACTCATGGAAACAGTGGCAAGCGATTACCATGTGACATGTGAAGCGATGCATTCTCTTTCGTTTTATGTACAGGAATTTATTCAGGAAATTTTTGAAGATGCATTTATTCCGAATGATAAAAAAGTAGAGTATACGGATAGGCTCCGTGTACAGTTGAAAAAATATGAGGAACAGGCCGCCGGTTTGGTTTGCATTCCTCTGGTGGATGCATCGGCAGAGAAAAGAAATACTTTCAATAGTTATAACCAATTGAATCTTTGCATTTTAATTTCAGGGATCCTGGTTGCGGCTGTGGGGTTAATGAGCGGTACATATGATATATTTGAGACATTCGGGATATTTATGACTGTATCTTTTGGTCTTGTGATTTTTGCCGATTTATGTTTGAAAAAGAGGCGATATAGGGAAATTCCGAGAGTATACAGATATGTAAAAGAGAAGATAGAACATGTATGGAAAGGAATCAGCGAGAGGCGGGAGCGAAAGAGAAAAGAGTATGAAGCGGATCAGAATGTTCAGCTGAAAGTGCAGCTGGAGGAGGAAAAACGCAGATTGACGAAATGGTCAGAAGAGTTAAGTGTCAGACAAAAGGACCTGGAAGAGCAGAAACTCCTTCTGGAGAAAAGGATAGAGGACTTTGGACAGGAACAGAACTCCTTTCATCAAGCTAAATAATTTACTGAAACTGCCCCCGGCCTTCTATCAGCCGAGGGTAGTTTCAGTAAAAGTCACACGAAAATATCCTTTGTATAGCTCTTATTTGTTTTCAAGAAAACAGCTACCTGATTATTCCTGTCACAGGTGGCAAGGAGGACGTCTTCAACATAATCTGCTCCCTGTCCTTTAATCTGCTGAGTCAGCCATTTTTCGTCTTTTCCTGTATGCTTTAAGTTCCTTTCCATGATTTTCCCATCCAGGATCACGTTGGCAACCATGTAGTCCTGTTCAGGATTCAACTGCATGTCGGCCGGCTTTACAGGCC
The window above is part of the Novisyntrophococcus fermenticellae genome. Proteins encoded here:
- a CDS encoding ECF transporter S component; this encodes MNQLKKWKLRDVILLSILGVLFAAVYLAVFDVGLVLSTLLTPSGLSTFAFELIYGIWFMAAVVAAYIIRKPGVALIAELLASAIELLMGNSGGVVLLVTGIIQGLGAELGFAVFRYKKYNLLSMSLSGIFAALFIYVYELFYLQNYLLAPGLLAAKLAVRIVSSIVFSGLIAKAACDGLARTGVLKNYGLGMDRQDIEEEEEM
- a CDS encoding ABC transporter substrate-binding protein; amino-acid sequence: MGQINVILDWFPNTNHTGFLLAEKRGYFKEADLTVNISGDVHGIMDLHGADIVVGPQISILEKIAEGVPLTAIATLTQRCDSGIVSLKESGITSPKKLEGKRLTHWEPRWFHGVIGEAMRLDGGDYSKVKLVPMDVGDIVSTLGTAADATWVYENWENQELLEAGKEINYISLADFHPLFDFCAPSIAANREFLQKRPEEARAFLAALTMGYIEAAQNPKESVLSVREKLPEVSDSLLIRSQEHLSGLFLDETGRWGYMRAERWERMADWLVANGYYDRRRDTEYTNEYLPQGM
- a CDS encoding ABC transporter ATP-binding protein; this translates as MGKIIFENVTFGYGRREILKEMNVQFDSSEITLLTGGSGCGKSTLLYLAAGIYPENAGTLRSGSISVNDGNLALLSPAVRCGKVGMMFQNPSLQFCMDTVENELAFCLENIHVSRDAMDASMDAALDFCNIGHLKKRRLISLSGGEKQLAMLACMVLLSPEWILLDEPFANLDDDSAGVIVKKLALMHKKMGTGILAVDHRLENWLCIAEEIKVMDETGALAADGIRPQGELAVLEKWDVHVPGHAYQKEHPGKSPEDICNEPILELQGLSVSYEDKSVLKGIDADFYPGHMYAVTGASGSGKTSLFEALRGLVRYKGSIRYRGQPLKRSFLGSRSKIGFVVQNPQDQFVGDTVYDEVFLSLKHRIHGSNPDQETEQILREICLWKYRRVSPYKLSQGQQRRLGVAALLAYDCDLLICDEPTYAQDRSNTVSIMEALRDAVRKRGTTVIFSTHDKQLIRDYSDIQYIMKGGRLHEVDKSRL
- a CDS encoding energy-coupling factor transporter transmembrane component T family protein — encoded protein: MKSINPACKCIGLLAVTFYLALVHRTLLNLTVFAICLFLLAFSGINRKHFCQAMIPVLLMAAGTFFTGYRFQSGAGMPVSDKSFLLADNDIYNGLVLSSRVLVFTGLGLLLVLTTDKIQMIQSMNQQLKLPPVFAYGLIAAWGIVPSMFREYRQTRAAFQARGIRVFYVSPKLLKPLLVKSARWAEAISVAMESKGFDGSAPRTVYRPVPLRRKDIIFPLVSCGIVAVLTLWL
- a CDS encoding NCS2 family permease, with product MEKFFKLKEAGTTVSTEVLAGLTTFFAMAYILFVNPSLLSQTGMPYGAVFLATIFASMAGTLVMALFANVPYAQAPGMGLNAFFTYTVCFSLNFTWQEALAMVFLCGVINIIITVTKIRKSIIKAIPDSLQHAISGGIGIFIAYVGIKNVNLLSFTADPGTYNLLDGGTVVANGGVVPAIATFNNRPVILAVISLIIMVILVLKKVPGAVFIGIIVSTLIGIPMGVVDISQIGVETNLGKSFSELGTTFGAAFGSQGMGSLFSDISRLPLVLMTIFAFSLSDTFDTLGTFIGTGRRSGIFSEEDQATMETSSGFKSKMDRALFADSIATSVGAIFGTSNTTTYVESAAGIGAGGRTGLTSLVTALMFLLSIFFAPIISIVPNQATAPALILVGVMMMSSFAEIKWSDLDEAVPAFFASIFMGMCYSISYGIAAGFIFYCIVKCLRGEAKKIHPILWVSTGLFVLNFIILAVL